A region from the Bactrocera dorsalis isolate Fly_Bdor chromosome 1, ASM2337382v1, whole genome shotgun sequence genome encodes:
- the LOC125775381 gene encoding uncharacterized protein LOC125775381 → MHRLYCEKYAYSVSISKFSQLFSTLNLKFKKPKIDTCHKCDLLQCKIQVAKPEELDSLQLEQSKHVNLAEKAYDAKQNDKQRALADATLKVLCFDLQQCLPTPLLRTSLSFYKRPLWTFNLTMHDCASNQASCYMWHEAIAKRGGNEIASCVFDYLLTLNTNAKHVVLYSDSCPGQNKNSFIATMFAIFMQFKNNVDIIDHKFLVPGHTHMECDSDHALIEKRKKLTSTKIHHPRDWYQFIRTIGVTKKFVVNEMAQSNIYDFAHASKNLFTWRKVDDSGEKYSLIDIKWLRYTKETGNVYFKKSLNEEEPFKLINISKRGINCVRMTDLKICYDAPIKIGTKKKQDLLDMLPIVDEVYKPFYINLATEEHLDCHPDLTESDETNE, encoded by the coding sequence ATGCATCGTCTCTATTGTGAAAAATACGCTTATTccgtttcaatttcaaaattttcgcaaTTGTTTAGCACACTcaacttgaaatttaaaaaacctaAAATTGACACTTGTCATAAGTGTGATTTGCTCCAATGCAAAATACAAGTTGCTAAGCCCGAAGAATTGGACTCTTTACAACTAGAGCAATCTAAACATGTAAATTTAGCAGAAAAAGCTTACGATGCTAAACAAAATGATAAGCAGAGAGCTTTAGCTGATGCTACACTTAAAGTGTTGTGTTTTGACCTACAGCAGTGTCTTCCTACACCATTATTAAGAACCTCACTTTCTTTTTACAAAAGGCCTTTGTGGACTTTTAATCTTACTATGCATGATTGTGCGAGTAATCAGGCCTCATGCTACATGTGGCATGAAGCAATAGCAAAAAGAGGGGGTAATGAAATAGCATCGTGCgtgtttgattatttattaacattaaatacGAATGCAAAGCACGTTGTTTTATACAGTGATTCATGTCCaggacaaaataaaaattcattcattgcaactatgtttgcaatttttatgcaatttaaaaataatgtagaCATTATAGATCATAAATTCTTGGTCCCTGGTCATACTCACATGGAGTGTGATAGCGACCATGCTTTgatagaaaaaaggaaaaaactaaCTTCAACCAAAATTCACCATCCCCGTGATTGGTACCAGTTTATCAGAACAATTGgcgtaacaaaaaaatttgttgttaatgAAATGGCACAGTCGAACATATATGACTTTGCACATGCATCAAAGAATTTATTTACATGGAGAAAAGTAGATGACAGTGGTGAAAAGTATAGCTTGATCGACATTAAATGGCTAAGATATACCAAAGAAACtggaaatgtttattttaaaaaatccttaAATGAAGAAGAAccttttaaattgataaacatATCTAAACGAGGAATAAACTGCGTGAGAATGAcagatttaaaaatatgctACGACGCACCAATAAAAATTGgcacaaaaaagaaacaagatcTTTTAGATATGTTACCTATTGTGGATGAAGTGTATAAGccattttatataaacttaGCAACAGAAGAGCACTTAGATTGTCATCCAGATCTTACAGAATCTGATGAAACTAATGAATAA